In one Mucilaginibacter sp. PAMB04168 genomic region, the following are encoded:
- a CDS encoding TolC family protein, giving the protein MLRFQPSWCLAFLLLVSGSLYAQVPEKSISLKQLLKEVAQNAPTLLTDSSAILIREAQARETSYNWLPNLKLNYQADLGTNNNVGGGYFGYGMVPTNNRGVRDESNSTVVLSNLGIAAFDMEIYNFGAYKAQNKVASADVAVQQNQFNTSKYNLQAYTIDNYLQLLRLQEYIEIQSRNIQRNQEIRRSIQALAKSGIRAGVDTSIAEAELSKSRLNYIELKNQAKQVQLKLSAISGMPYHAIVPDTTAETKLFAQSAESRLFYADTLNHPVIKYYESLYDNSLQRENLVKKSFNPKVSFQAAAWGRAASLDANNNYTSLNNGWGFQRGNYLIGVGITYNLFDLKRKNLKLTTQRINSQYTLTKLNEQKVLLAASATQADANVATAMERLQEIPKQLKAANAAYRQKFSLYKSGLTDIIELNAALSLLYRAEIDYISAKYSYTQALFQKAVTENQVNTVINLLN; this is encoded by the coding sequence ATGCTACGTTTTCAACCTAGCTGGTGCCTTGCGTTTTTACTATTGGTTTCCGGTTCGTTATATGCACAAGTTCCAGAAAAGAGCATATCGCTTAAACAGTTGCTCAAAGAAGTTGCCCAAAATGCACCTACACTGCTCACCGACTCGTCGGCTATCTTAATAAGGGAAGCCCAGGCCCGTGAAACGAGTTATAATTGGCTGCCTAACCTCAAACTGAATTACCAGGCCGACCTCGGTACCAACAATAACGTAGGCGGTGGTTACTTTGGCTATGGCATGGTGCCAACCAATAACCGGGGCGTACGCGATGAAAGTAATTCTACCGTTGTTCTTTCTAATCTGGGCATTGCTGCTTTTGATATGGAGATTTATAATTTCGGGGCTTATAAGGCACAGAATAAGGTGGCCAGTGCAGATGTTGCGGTTCAGCAAAATCAGTTCAACACTTCCAAATACAACCTTCAGGCCTATACCATTGACAATTACTTGCAACTTTTAAGACTGCAGGAGTATATTGAAATTCAATCTCGCAATATTCAGCGCAATCAGGAAATCAGACGTTCCATACAGGCTTTGGCCAAAAGCGGCATACGTGCCGGTGTAGATACCAGCATAGCAGAGGCGGAACTGTCCAAATCACGGCTTAACTACATAGAGCTGAAGAATCAGGCGAAGCAGGTCCAGTTAAAACTATCTGCCATCAGTGGGATGCCTTACCATGCCATCGTTCCTGATACCACCGCCGAAACCAAATTGTTCGCCCAGTCGGCTGAGAGCCGTTTGTTTTATGCTGATACGCTTAACCACCCGGTCATTAAATATTACGAATCTTTATATGACAACAGTCTTCAGCGCGAAAACCTCGTCAAGAAAAGCTTTAATCCTAAAGTATCCTTTCAGGCCGCCGCATGGGGCCGTGCCGCAAGTTTAGATGCCAATAACAACTACACCAGTTTGAACAACGGCTGGGGCTTTCAACGGGGCAATTACTTGATAGGGGTAGGGATCACCTATAACTTGTTCGATCTTAAAAGAAAGAACCTCAAACTCACAACGCAGAGGATTAATTCACAATATACGCTTACCAAGTTGAACGAGCAAAAAGTGCTTTTGGCAGCAAGTGCCACACAGGCCGATGCTAATGTGGCTACGGCCATGGAGCGCTTACAAGAAATACCTAAACAACTTAAGGCAGCTAATGCCGCTTACCGGCAAAAGTTCTCACTTTACAAAAGTGGATTGACCGATATTATTGAGCTTAACGCTGCACTGAGTCTTTTATACCGTGCCGAGATTGACTATATATCGGCCAAGTACAGCTACACCCAGGCATTGTTCCAAAAAGCAGTAACCGAAAACCAGGTGAACACAGTTATTAACCTTTTAAACTAA
- a CDS encoding efflux RND transporter permease subunit — protein MSMVTSALKRPVTTVIVTISLLLFSVLSAIKIPIDIFPQLNMPTMYVIESYGGMSPQQMEGFFSTRLQDQFLYVNGIKSITSKNIQGLTLLKLSFYEGTDMGEASAQVALQVNRAMKFFPPGALPPQVLRFDASSLPVGQLVLSSKTRSLKDIYDLATTRVRPMFSSVAGLSAPPPFGANSRSVIINVDPNKMRSYSLTPDEVVGALSKYNVMSPSGNLRMDNTMYVTTMNSLIGKVEDFGNIPLISKNGSPVFVKDIARVSDGADVTVSYALINGKRSVYIPAVKTADASTWAVVQALKSKLPDIQSLLPDDVKVSYEFDQSVFVINAVESLLTEGGLGAILTGLMVLLFLRDWRSSLIVVITIPVSIIIGVMLLGFFGQTINIMTLSGLALAIGILVDQATVTIENIHQHLEMGKSKKLAIYDACEEISFPLLLILLCILAVFAPSFLMTGVPKAMFLPLSLSIGLTMIVSYIIAQTLVPILSNWMINAEQYQNGHHGHIHAHAGEALDKKEEQQVSKHLKSEQDHPQENDLFERVKLRYMTTIQKWMPNNKLIVPVYLILVLALALGGFLLIGKDMMPKLNNGQFQIRIKEPDGTRLERTETKLKQVLQIVDSTSNHHVAISSGYVGLIPSSYGVSNLYVFNTGTHEAILQVNLDADYHVNMDDFKEALRKNIAYAIPELRVTFEPIDMTEKIMSQGAATPIEVTVAGKDVAQIEAYSKDLVAKLKKVDYLRDVQINQPLKFPVVKITLDRMKLAQMGLNVSEISRSVTASTSSSRFSEKNQWLDEKASNTYQVQVQIPEYVMNNMDEIREIPLVKGQSSPVLGDVADFKTVYVPGEYDRMGPRRYLTVSANIHQKDLGSATDAVQAAVKSLGTPPKGIVTQVQGMSSLLTDTLSSLQNGLLFAIVVIFLLLAANYQSVKLSLTVLCTVPAVILGSIGALLLTGSTLNLQSYMGMIMSVGVSVANAILIVTNAEKLRLDYQDATKASVTSASIRLRPILMTSLAMIAGMIPMASGMGEAGEQSAPLGRAVIGGLFASTIAALFILPLVFAWVQNKTTYDSPSLMPEKSTEDLILNNH, from the coding sequence ATGTCAATGGTTACTTCTGCACTGAAAAGGCCGGTTACAACAGTTATTGTAACCATCAGTCTTTTGTTGTTTTCAGTGCTTAGCGCTATCAAAATACCGATAGATATTTTTCCTCAATTGAATATGCCTACCATGTATGTGATCGAATCCTACGGTGGTATGTCGCCCCAGCAAATGGAGGGTTTCTTTTCTACCCGTTTACAAGATCAGTTTCTTTATGTGAACGGTATCAAGTCTATCACCAGTAAAAATATACAGGGGCTAACCTTGCTCAAACTAAGCTTTTATGAAGGCACTGATATGGGCGAGGCTTCTGCACAGGTGGCCTTACAAGTAAACCGGGCTATGAAATTCTTTCCGCCAGGGGCCTTACCGCCACAGGTGCTTCGTTTCGACGCCTCGTCGTTGCCGGTAGGTCAGTTAGTGCTATCGTCTAAAACACGTAGTTTAAAAGATATTTATGACCTGGCCACTACGCGTGTAAGGCCAATGTTTTCATCGGTTGCAGGTTTATCTGCCCCGCCGCCTTTTGGGGCTAACTCAAGGTCGGTTATCATCAATGTCGACCCTAACAAAATGCGGAGTTACAGCTTAACGCCGGATGAGGTGGTTGGCGCTTTGTCTAAGTACAACGTTATGTCGCCTTCAGGTAATCTGCGGATGGATAATACCATGTATGTGACCACCATGAACTCCTTGATCGGTAAGGTAGAAGATTTTGGCAACATCCCGTTGATCAGCAAAAACGGCAGCCCGGTGTTCGTTAAAGACATTGCGCGGGTAAGTGACGGAGCAGATGTGACCGTGAGTTATGCCCTCATCAATGGCAAGCGCTCGGTGTATATACCTGCCGTTAAAACCGCCGATGCTTCTACGTGGGCAGTAGTACAAGCTTTAAAAAGCAAACTGCCCGACATTCAAAGCTTATTACCCGATGATGTAAAGGTCTCTTATGAATTTGACCAGTCGGTATTTGTGATCAATGCCGTAGAGAGTTTATTGACCGAAGGTGGCCTGGGAGCTATCCTCACCGGCCTGATGGTACTGCTTTTCTTGCGCGACTGGCGAAGCAGTTTAATTGTGGTGATAACGATACCTGTATCCATCATTATTGGGGTAATGCTTTTGGGCTTCTTTGGGCAGACGATCAACATCATGACTCTGAGCGGACTAGCACTGGCTATAGGCATTTTGGTCGACCAGGCAACGGTGACTATCGAAAACATCCACCAGCATTTGGAAATGGGCAAATCTAAAAAGCTGGCTATTTATGACGCCTGTGAAGAGATTTCCTTCCCGCTGCTGCTGATTTTGCTTTGTATCCTGGCGGTATTTGCGCCATCTTTCCTCATGACCGGTGTGCCCAAAGCCATGTTCCTGCCCCTGTCATTGTCAATCGGTTTAACGATGATCGTCTCCTACATTATTGCGCAAACTCTGGTGCCTATCCTGAGTAACTGGATGATCAATGCAGAGCAATACCAAAACGGGCATCACGGCCATATTCACGCCCATGCAGGTGAGGCGCTAGACAAGAAGGAGGAGCAACAGGTAAGCAAGCATTTGAAGAGTGAACAAGATCATCCTCAAGAGAATGATCTGTTTGAGCGGGTTAAATTACGTTACATGACAACCATTCAAAAATGGATGCCTAATAATAAATTGATCGTTCCGGTTTATTTGATTCTCGTACTGGCACTGGCTTTAGGTGGCTTCCTGCTCATTGGTAAGGACATGATGCCTAAGTTAAATAACGGCCAGTTTCAGATCCGTATTAAAGAACCGGATGGTACCCGGCTGGAACGTACCGAAACAAAGCTCAAACAGGTTTTGCAGATTGTAGATAGCACTTCTAATCACCATGTAGCCATTAGTTCGGGTTATGTAGGTTTGATACCGAGTAGTTACGGGGTAAGCAACTTGTATGTGTTCAATACAGGTACGCATGAAGCCATACTACAAGTAAACCTGGATGCTGATTACCATGTAAACATGGATGACTTTAAGGAGGCATTGCGCAAAAACATAGCTTACGCTATTCCTGAACTTCGGGTAACTTTCGAGCCGATCGACATGACCGAAAAGATTATGAGCCAAGGTGCCGCTACGCCAATCGAAGTAACTGTTGCCGGTAAAGATGTGGCGCAAATAGAAGCGTATAGTAAGGACCTGGTAGCCAAGCTTAAAAAAGTGGATTACTTGCGCGATGTACAGATCAACCAACCGCTCAAGTTTCCGGTCGTGAAAATTACGCTTGACCGGATGAAACTGGCACAGATGGGTTTGAATGTGAGTGAAATTTCGCGCTCAGTAACGGCCAGTACATCCTCCAGCCGTTTTTCAGAAAAGAACCAATGGCTGGACGAAAAAGCCTCTAATACCTACCAGGTTCAGGTTCAGATACCTGAATATGTGATGAACAATATGGATGAGATAAGGGAGATTCCCTTGGTAAAAGGGCAAAGCAGCCCAGTTTTAGGTGATGTGGCCGATTTTAAGACCGTTTATGTGCCTGGCGAATATGACCGTATGGGGCCGAGGAGGTATTTGACCGTAAGTGCTAACATCCATCAAAAAGATTTGGGTAGTGCTACCGATGCCGTTCAGGCGGCCGTTAAGTCACTGGGTACACCACCGAAAGGTATCGTTACACAGGTGCAGGGCATGTCGAGCTTGCTGACCGATACCTTATCTAGTTTGCAAAATGGGTTATTATTTGCTATTGTAGTTATTTTCTTGCTGTTGGCTGCTAATTATCAGTCTGTAAAATTGTCTTTAACAGTACTGTGTACCGTTCCGGCCGTTATATTAGGGTCTATCGGCGCCTTGCTGCTTACCGGCTCAACCTTAAACCTGCAAAGCTATATGGGGATGATCATGTCTGTCGGTGTATCAGTGGCTAACGCAATCCTGATCGTGACTAATGCCGAGAAACTGAGACTGGATTACCAGGATGCCACTAAGGCATCAGTTACTAGTGCCTCCATCCGCTTGCGGCCTATTTTAATGACCAGTCTGGCTATGATCGCGGGGATGATCCCCATGGCGTCTGGTATGGGAGAAGCTGGCGAGCAATCGGCTCCCTTGGGACGCGCCGTGATTGGTGGTCTTTTTGCTTCTACCATAGCCGCTTTATTTATTCTGCCGCTGGTTTTCGCCTGGGTGCAGAATAAAACGACCTATGATTCACCCTCATTAATGCCTGAAAAATCTACTGAAGACCTCATCTTAAATAATCATTAA